The following proteins are co-located in the Citrobacter freundii ATCC 8090 = MTCC 1658 = NBRC 12681 genome:
- the galE gene encoding UDP-glucose 4-epimerase GalE, translating into MRVLVTGGSGYIGSHTCVQLLKNGHEVVILDNLCNSKRSVLPVIERLGGKHPTFVEGDIRNEALITEILHDHAIDTVIHFAGLKAVGESVAKPLEYYDNNVNGTLRLVNAMRAANVKNFIFSSSATVYGDQPQIPYVESFPTGTPQSPYGKSKLMVEQILTDLQKAQPDWSIALLRYFNPVGAHPSGDMGEDPQGIPNNLMPYIAQVAVGRRESLAIFGNDYPTEDGTGVRDYIHVMDLADGHVAAMEKLAGIQGVHIYNLGAGIGSSVLDVVHAFSKACGKPVNYHFAPRREGDLPAYWADASKADRELNWRVTRTLDEMAQDTWHWQSRHPQGYSD; encoded by the coding sequence ATGAGAGTATTGGTTACAGGTGGTAGCGGTTACATTGGAAGCCACACTTGCGTGCAGTTGCTGAAAAACGGTCACGAGGTGGTGATCCTGGATAATCTCTGCAACAGCAAGCGCAGCGTACTGCCCGTCATTGAGCGTTTAGGCGGCAAGCATCCGACCTTCGTGGAAGGAGACATCCGTAACGAAGCGCTGATAACCGAAATTCTGCACGATCATGCCATTGATACGGTCATCCATTTTGCCGGTTTAAAAGCCGTTGGAGAATCCGTTGCCAAGCCGCTGGAGTACTATGACAACAACGTCAACGGCACTCTGCGTCTGGTGAATGCAATGCGCGCAGCCAACGTGAAAAACTTCATTTTCAGCTCCTCCGCGACCGTCTATGGCGATCAGCCGCAAATTCCTTACGTTGAAAGCTTCCCCACCGGCACGCCACAAAGTCCGTACGGCAAAAGCAAGCTGATGGTGGAACAGATCCTGACCGATCTGCAAAAAGCTCAGCCCGACTGGAGCATTGCCCTGCTGCGCTACTTTAACCCTGTTGGCGCTCATCCGTCAGGAGATATGGGGGAAGATCCGCAAGGTATTCCAAACAACCTGATGCCTTACATCGCGCAGGTTGCCGTTGGCCGCCGCGAGTCTCTTGCCATATTTGGCAATGACTACCCTACTGAAGATGGCACCGGCGTACGCGACTACATCCATGTGATGGATCTCGCCGACGGCCACGTTGCCGCCATGGAAAAACTGGCAGGCATTCAGGGTGTGCATATTTATAACCTCGGTGCAGGCATCGGCAGCAGCGTGCTGGACGTGGTCCACGCCTTCAGCAAAGCCTGTGGTAAACCGGTGAATTACCACTTCGCCCCGCGCCGTGAAGGCGATCTTCCAGCCTACTGGGCTGATGCCAGCAAAGCCGATCGCGAGCTCAACTGGCGCGTGACCCGCACATTGGATGAAATGGCACAAGATACCTGGCACTGGCAGTCACGCCACCCACAGGGATATTCGGATTAA